Proteins encoded within one genomic window of Pseudorasbora parva isolate DD20220531a chromosome 3, ASM2467924v1, whole genome shotgun sequence:
- the casr gene encoding extracellular calcium-sensing receptor isoform X2, producing the protein MIFAIEEINNSSTLLPNITLGYRIFDTCNTVSKALEASLSFVAQNKIDSLNLDEFCNCTGNIPSTIAVVGASGSAVSTAVADLVGLFYIPQISYASSSRLLSNKNQYKSFMRTIPTDEYQAIAMAAIIDHFQWNWVIAIASDDEYGRPGIEKFENEMFHRDICIDLNVLISQYIDEAEIRRVADRIENSTARVIAVFASGPDIEPLIKEMVRRNVTDRVWLASEAWASSSLVAKPEYLDVMGGTIGFALRAGHIPGFKEFLQQVHPKKSSHNEFVREFWEETFNCYLEDSPRNEDSENGSTSFRPLCTGEEDIASVETPYLDYTHLRISYNVYVAVYAIAQALQDILTCTPGKGLFANGSCADIRKVEAWQVLKQLRHLNFIDSMGERVRFDNGSELSANYTIINWHRSPEDGSVVFKEVGYYSIHNKNGAKLSIDKTQILWNGHLTEVPFSNCSDECEPGTRKGIIDGKPTCCFECTECSDGEYSDHKDASVCAKCPNNSWSNGNHTSCFLKEIEFLSWTEPFGIALALFAVLGVLLTAFVLGVFVQFRDTPVVKASNRELSFLLLFSLICCFSSSLIFIGEPQDWTCRVRQPAFGISFVLCISCILVKTNRVLLVFEAKIPTSLHRKWWGLNLQFLLVFLFTFVQVMICVVWLYNAPPGSYKNYDIDEIIFITCNEGSMMALGFLIGYTCLLAAICFFFAFKSRKLPENFTEAKFITFSMLIFFIVWISFIPAYFSTYGKFVSAVEVIAILASSFSLLACIFFNKVYIILFKPSRNTIEEVRCSTAAHSFKAAAKATLRQSSASRKRSCSVGGSSASSPSSSISLKTNGNETESPSTRRHSHKPRVSFGSGTVSLSLSFEEARKNSVK; encoded by the exons ATGATCTTTGCTATAGAGGAGATCAACAACAGCTCTACTCTTCTTCCAAACATCACGCTTGGCTACCGTATATTTGACACATGCAACACTGTTTCGAAGGCCCTGGAGGCATCGCTAAGTTTTGTTGCACAGAATAAAATTGATTCACTCAACTTGGATGAGTTCTGTAACTGCACAGGAAACATCCCATCAACCATTGCAGTGGTTGGGGCGTCTGGATCTGCAGTGTCTACAGCTGTGGCAGACCTAGTGGGCCTCTTCTACATTCCTCAG ATCAGCTATGCTTCATCCAGTCGCCTTTTGAGCAACAAGAATCAGTACAAATCCTTCATGAGAACTATTCCCACAGATGAGTATCAGGCTATTGCTATGGCTGCCATCATTGATCATTTCCAGTGGAACTGGGTGATTGCTATCGCCTCTGATGATGAATATGGCCGTCCGGGTATTGAAAAGTTTGAGAATGAAATGTTTCATAGGGACATCTGCATCGATCTCAATGTTTTAATTTCACAATACATTGATGAAGCTGAGATTCGCCGTGTGGCAGACCGCATCGAAAACTCAACCGCCAGGGTCATTGCTGTGTTTGCTAGTGGACCAGATATTGAGCCACTTATTAAAGAGATGGTGAGGCGAAACGTCACAGACCGCGTCTGGTTGGCGAGTGAGGCATGGGCCAGCTCTAGCCTGGTTGCCAAGCCAGAGTACCTTGATGTCATGGGTGGAACGATTGGCTTTGCACTGAGGGCTGGGCATATACCCGGCTTTAAAGAATTCTTACAGCAAGTCCATCCAAAGAAGTCCAGCCATAATGAATTTGTGAGGGAATTTTGGGAGGAGACTTTTAACTGTTACCTAGAAGACAGTCCAAGGAATGAGGACAGTGAAAATGGCAGTACAAGTTTCAGACCTCTGTGCACTGGTGAAGAGGACATTGCAAGTGTTGAGACACCGTACCTGGACTACACACACCTAAGGATTTCTTACAATGTGTACGTGGCTGTTTATGCCATAGCACAGGCACTGCAGGACATACTTACCTGCACACCTGGAAAAGGACTGTTTGCTAATGGCTCATGTGCAGACATTCGGAAAGTTGAAGCATGGCAG GTTCTGAAACAACTGAGACACCTCAACTTTATAGACAGCATGGGGGAGAGGGTGCGTTTTGACAATGGCAGTGAGCTCTCAGCAAATTATACTATTATAAACTGGCATCGATCACCTGAGGATGGGTCTGTTGTATTCAAGGAAGTTGGTTATTACAGCATACATAACAAGAACGGGGCCAAACTTTCCATtgacaagacacaaatactgtGGAACGGCCATCTTACTGAG GTACCATTTTCCAACTGCAGCGATGAGTGTGAACCTGGAACCAGAAAAGGAATTATTGATGGCAAACCTACATGCTGCTTCGAGTGTACGGAGTGCTCGGATGGGGAGTACAGTGACCATAAAG ATGCCAGTGTTTGCGCTAAATGCCCGAACAACTCCTGGTCTAACGGTAATCACACGTCCTGCTTTCTGAAGGAGATCGAGTTCCTGTCCTGGACCGAGCCTTTTGGGATCGCGTTGGCCTTATTTGCAGTGCTCGGGGTTCTGTTAACAGCTTTTGTGCTGGGTGTTTTTGTGCAATTTCGTGATACTCCAGTTGTGAAAGCATCCAACCGAGAACTCTCATTTCTTTTGCTTTTCTCTCTTATCTGTTGTTTCTCTAGCTCTCTTATATTCATAGGTGAACCACAGGACTGGACATGCCGTGTACGGCAACCAGCCTTTGGAATCAGCTTTGTTTTATGCATCTCTTGTATTCTTGTTAAAACCAATCGTGTCCTGCTAGTGTTTGAAGCCAAAATCCCCACCAGTCTCCACCGTAAATGGTGGGGTCTGAACCTGCAGTTCTTACTCGTGTTCCTGTTCACATTTGTCCAAGTGATGATCTGCGTGGTTTGGTTGTACAATGCTCCACCAGGGAGTTACAAAAACTATGACATTGATGAAATTATCTTTATCACCTGTAACGAGGGCTCCATGATGGCGTTGGGATTCCTCATTGGCTATACATGCCTGCTGGCTGCCATCTGTTTCTTCTTCGCATTCAAGTCTCGGAAACTTCCTGAAAACTTCACAGAGGCCAAATTCATAACATTTAGCATGCTCATTTTTTTCATCGTTTGGATTTCCTTCATCCCTGCATACTTCAGCACGTATGGCAAGTTCGTCTCAGCGGTTGAGGTCATTGCCATTCTGGCTTCCAGCTTCAGTTTGCTAGCCTGTATCTTTTTCAACAAGGTGTACATAATTCTCTTCAAACCATCCAGGAACACAATCGAGGAGGTTCGCTGTAGCACAGCAGCCCATTCTTTCAAAGCAGCCGCGAAGGCGACACTACGACAAAGCTCTGCCTCCAGAAAGAGGTCATGCAGTGTGGGTGGGTCCTCTGCCTCCTCGCCCTCCTCATCGATCAGCCTGAAGACCAATGGGAATGAAACAGAGTCCCCCTCTACACGCAGACATAGTCATAAACCAAGGGTGAGCTTTGGAAGTGGAACAGTCAGTCTCTCCTTAAGCTTTGAGGAAGCTAGAAAGAACTCTGTGAAATGA
- the casr gene encoding extracellular calcium-sensing receptor isoform X1 produces MRFHLKFYLHYLVLLGFSCVISTYGPYQRAQKTGDILLGGLFPIHFGVASKDQDLAARPESTECVRYNFRGFRWLQSMIFAIEEINNSSTLLPNITLGYRIFDTCNTVSKALEASLSFVAQNKIDSLNLDEFCNCTGNIPSTIAVVGASGSAVSTAVADLVGLFYIPQISYASSSRLLSNKNQYKSFMRTIPTDEYQAIAMAAIIDHFQWNWVIAIASDDEYGRPGIEKFENEMFHRDICIDLNVLISQYIDEAEIRRVADRIENSTARVIAVFASGPDIEPLIKEMVRRNVTDRVWLASEAWASSSLVAKPEYLDVMGGTIGFALRAGHIPGFKEFLQQVHPKKSSHNEFVREFWEETFNCYLEDSPRNEDSENGSTSFRPLCTGEEDIASVETPYLDYTHLRISYNVYVAVYAIAQALQDILTCTPGKGLFANGSCADIRKVEAWQVLKQLRHLNFIDSMGERVRFDNGSELSANYTIINWHRSPEDGSVVFKEVGYYSIHNKNGAKLSIDKTQILWNGHLTEVPFSNCSDECEPGTRKGIIDGKPTCCFECTECSDGEYSDHKDASVCAKCPNNSWSNGNHTSCFLKEIEFLSWTEPFGIALALFAVLGVLLTAFVLGVFVQFRDTPVVKASNRELSFLLLFSLICCFSSSLIFIGEPQDWTCRVRQPAFGISFVLCISCILVKTNRVLLVFEAKIPTSLHRKWWGLNLQFLLVFLFTFVQVMICVVWLYNAPPGSYKNYDIDEIIFITCNEGSMMALGFLIGYTCLLAAICFFFAFKSRKLPENFTEAKFITFSMLIFFIVWISFIPAYFSTYGKFVSAVEVIAILASSFSLLACIFFNKVYIILFKPSRNTIEEVRCSTAAHSFKAAAKATLRQSSASRKRSCSVGGSSASSPSSSISLKTNGNETESPSTRRHSHKPRVSFGSGTVSLSLSFEEARKNSVK; encoded by the exons ATGAGGTTTCATCTGAAGTTTTATTTGCATTACCTGGTTCTATTGGGTTTCAGCTGTGTAATTTCTACCTATGGCCCATATCAGAGGGCCCAGAAGACAGGCGACATACTGCTGGGAGGCCTTTTCCCAATACACTTTGGGGTGGCCTCCAAGGACCAGGATCTTGCAGCTAGGCCAGAGTCAACTGAATGTGTCAG atatAACTTTCGTGGATTCCGTTGGCTTCAATCTATGATCTTTGCTATAGAGGAGATCAACAACAGCTCTACTCTTCTTCCAAACATCACGCTTGGCTACCGTATATTTGACACATGCAACACTGTTTCGAAGGCCCTGGAGGCATCGCTAAGTTTTGTTGCACAGAATAAAATTGATTCACTCAACTTGGATGAGTTCTGTAACTGCACAGGAAACATCCCATCAACCATTGCAGTGGTTGGGGCGTCTGGATCTGCAGTGTCTACAGCTGTGGCAGACCTAGTGGGCCTCTTCTACATTCCTCAG ATCAGCTATGCTTCATCCAGTCGCCTTTTGAGCAACAAGAATCAGTACAAATCCTTCATGAGAACTATTCCCACAGATGAGTATCAGGCTATTGCTATGGCTGCCATCATTGATCATTTCCAGTGGAACTGGGTGATTGCTATCGCCTCTGATGATGAATATGGCCGTCCGGGTATTGAAAAGTTTGAGAATGAAATGTTTCATAGGGACATCTGCATCGATCTCAATGTTTTAATTTCACAATACATTGATGAAGCTGAGATTCGCCGTGTGGCAGACCGCATCGAAAACTCAACCGCCAGGGTCATTGCTGTGTTTGCTAGTGGACCAGATATTGAGCCACTTATTAAAGAGATGGTGAGGCGAAACGTCACAGACCGCGTCTGGTTGGCGAGTGAGGCATGGGCCAGCTCTAGCCTGGTTGCCAAGCCAGAGTACCTTGATGTCATGGGTGGAACGATTGGCTTTGCACTGAGGGCTGGGCATATACCCGGCTTTAAAGAATTCTTACAGCAAGTCCATCCAAAGAAGTCCAGCCATAATGAATTTGTGAGGGAATTTTGGGAGGAGACTTTTAACTGTTACCTAGAAGACAGTCCAAGGAATGAGGACAGTGAAAATGGCAGTACAAGTTTCAGACCTCTGTGCACTGGTGAAGAGGACATTGCAAGTGTTGAGACACCGTACCTGGACTACACACACCTAAGGATTTCTTACAATGTGTACGTGGCTGTTTATGCCATAGCACAGGCACTGCAGGACATACTTACCTGCACACCTGGAAAAGGACTGTTTGCTAATGGCTCATGTGCAGACATTCGGAAAGTTGAAGCATGGCAG GTTCTGAAACAACTGAGACACCTCAACTTTATAGACAGCATGGGGGAGAGGGTGCGTTTTGACAATGGCAGTGAGCTCTCAGCAAATTATACTATTATAAACTGGCATCGATCACCTGAGGATGGGTCTGTTGTATTCAAGGAAGTTGGTTATTACAGCATACATAACAAGAACGGGGCCAAACTTTCCATtgacaagacacaaatactgtGGAACGGCCATCTTACTGAG GTACCATTTTCCAACTGCAGCGATGAGTGTGAACCTGGAACCAGAAAAGGAATTATTGATGGCAAACCTACATGCTGCTTCGAGTGTACGGAGTGCTCGGATGGGGAGTACAGTGACCATAAAG ATGCCAGTGTTTGCGCTAAATGCCCGAACAACTCCTGGTCTAACGGTAATCACACGTCCTGCTTTCTGAAGGAGATCGAGTTCCTGTCCTGGACCGAGCCTTTTGGGATCGCGTTGGCCTTATTTGCAGTGCTCGGGGTTCTGTTAACAGCTTTTGTGCTGGGTGTTTTTGTGCAATTTCGTGATACTCCAGTTGTGAAAGCATCCAACCGAGAACTCTCATTTCTTTTGCTTTTCTCTCTTATCTGTTGTTTCTCTAGCTCTCTTATATTCATAGGTGAACCACAGGACTGGACATGCCGTGTACGGCAACCAGCCTTTGGAATCAGCTTTGTTTTATGCATCTCTTGTATTCTTGTTAAAACCAATCGTGTCCTGCTAGTGTTTGAAGCCAAAATCCCCACCAGTCTCCACCGTAAATGGTGGGGTCTGAACCTGCAGTTCTTACTCGTGTTCCTGTTCACATTTGTCCAAGTGATGATCTGCGTGGTTTGGTTGTACAATGCTCCACCAGGGAGTTACAAAAACTATGACATTGATGAAATTATCTTTATCACCTGTAACGAGGGCTCCATGATGGCGTTGGGATTCCTCATTGGCTATACATGCCTGCTGGCTGCCATCTGTTTCTTCTTCGCATTCAAGTCTCGGAAACTTCCTGAAAACTTCACAGAGGCCAAATTCATAACATTTAGCATGCTCATTTTTTTCATCGTTTGGATTTCCTTCATCCCTGCATACTTCAGCACGTATGGCAAGTTCGTCTCAGCGGTTGAGGTCATTGCCATTCTGGCTTCCAGCTTCAGTTTGCTAGCCTGTATCTTTTTCAACAAGGTGTACATAATTCTCTTCAAACCATCCAGGAACACAATCGAGGAGGTTCGCTGTAGCACAGCAGCCCATTCTTTCAAAGCAGCCGCGAAGGCGACACTACGACAAAGCTCTGCCTCCAGAAAGAGGTCATGCAGTGTGGGTGGGTCCTCTGCCTCCTCGCCCTCCTCATCGATCAGCCTGAAGACCAATGGGAATGAAACAGAGTCCCCCTCTACACGCAGACATAGTCATAAACCAAGGGTGAGCTTTGGAAGTGGAACAGTCAGTCTCTCCTTAAGCTTTGAGGAAGCTAGAAAGAACTCTGTGAAATGA